aataaacttatccCCCAGTTCATTACACTGATTTGAAACCCActtcaatcttatttttttcccaaacgTCCAAATCCAAAGTGGATAAATTATGAATAGCAAACAAAAGTTTTGTAtactaacaaaaataaagtaTTAGAAAAGAATTACATTCATCTCCATTCAAGTTTtgggaaatttttatttcaaattcctCAAACCCGCTTCGTGACAATTGATAAAACCATTCAAGTGTATTTTTAATTACATGgcatatttaattaattttgtaatttattcaaataataCATGTGAATAGTTTTATAAGTTTCTGTATATATAATGAGTTGAAGGAAAACTTTGTTCTTTAACTTTTATCTAAAATAACACCCTatagttttgttaaaaaaatgttattgggAGATTGAAAGCATTTGAGAGAGGAGAGACGATGCAAGAGAAAGAATTAATTTAGTTTAACTTGACTATTTACTTCCACAACAAAAAAGTCTTGAACGATTACATCTttactatatataatttgtattttataatGAATCTCACTTTCAAGTATATATAGCAGCCAACTAATTCAATGATTGTAGTGCTGGCAACACAAATAGaattaaaactattttgtttgctCATAAATACATTAGCTTATACTAATAAATTTGAGCCTTTTAGACCTAATAcctctaacaaatgaataataacaaaactaGTTGGATAAAAGTAGGTTCCTAATACTTTCACAAAATTTAAGGAATTTTGGAATTATTTACCTTAAACATCAATCTCAAACATTAATTAACAAGGAGTTCTACTAacagtttttcttttgttaaattatAGTAACATGGTTATAAGGTAAAGCTAACCAATTTGGCATTTAATAATACTAAGGGCCCGTTTGCTAGAGGAGTTTAAGTAGTGttatttgtagttttttaaaacatatgtgagtgaaaaaatatataatattatttaaaaactgaaaatggaTATTTGAAATGCCCTACCAAACGAGCCCTAAATATGTACATAAAGAATTCTAAGTCTTTGCTGTAAACAATGTTTTCAAGaaaacatatttaatttattggaCCATTTGGCTGTGATTTTAAAAGAGTCACTTCAATCACCTTTAATTATATGTACATCTTTGTTACACTGGGGTGGTTgaaaggatttttttaatttacagtTGAATGGATTTGACTTACATGCGAACTTCTTTAAGGGGAGAATTTAAGTgacaccaaaataaataaataaaaatttaagaatttgttAAATGCCACTCTCTAAACTTCATTAAGGATTGCAAAAATTTATCATCGAGCTTGATCTATCCTCTATCCTGCATGAATTTTTCCTAGCTTGAAGGGGATGATGGGATGAGGATAAGTTTTGCTTGCctcatttcttttcatttggtcTCGTCTCAaatgtgtgtgttttatttaatatatatttaggtTGCGTTTGAATACCGTTTATTTTtctgaaaaatgaaaacaataaaaaaataacttttggtTACTGTTCACACTCACAAAACAACGTTTATTTGCCTTAATGCACTGTttatgtcccatgaacagtgcaagaggcattggtcaaaaaaaaagaagaagaagaaaacgcaAACGTGAAACGTCAATTCAAACAgtcacttaatatttttttatatatagtttatatttcttttatacttatcgtatttataatttaatttttaacatattCTATTAGCATCCCTTAAAAtactctatctctctctctctctcaactattCCTCCCTTTATCTTTCATTTCTAACTCATTATTATTATGCTACCTTATTAAAGATGCAAAACACATCTACCCCACCTTGTTCATGACTTGCTTCATTCACTCTACATGAAATTTTTCCACCCTAAAGAGGGGATAGGACACCTTTGATTTGAGTGCACCCCGCTTGTTGTCATCCTTGACTTGCTCTGCTCTCACCCTACATAAATATTTCCCACCCTAAAGAGGGATAGGACACCCACCTTGCTTGTTATCATCCCTAACTACATACTGAGGCCTAACCTCATCCTTATATTACATGTGAACAAAATGTAATTTGACTTAGAGAGGCCTAATCTCATCCTAATATCACATGTGAACAAAATGTAATTTGactctcagagagagagagagagagagagagagagagagagagagcattttatttacttatgacATACATAAAGTATAAATTGGTGGTCTATACGAGTagaatggtgttttttaatGGGGTTGCCCAAGATTGTATCACCCCCCACAAGGGGTCTACGCCAAGGAGACCCAATATTCCCTTACTTATTTATGCTTTGTTCAGAAGGTTTTACAGGTTTAATTTTGGAAGCAACTAGAAACAACAGACTCTCTGGAATCTCAATTTGTAGAAACTGCCCAACTGTTTCCCATCTCCTTTTTGCTGATGATAGCATCCTATATTGCAAAGCTAGTGAGCAAGAAAGCAGGGAATTACAAAGAATCCTTCACAAGTACGAAGAAGTTTCTGGCTAGAAGATTAACACAGATAAATCATCTGTGTTCTTTAGCCGAAATACaaaggaggaaaaaagagaagaggtGAAGGATATTCCTGGCTCAATGCAGGATACCCAGCCAAAGCAATACTTGGGGCTGCCTTCCATGATTGGcagatccaagaaacaagtttttaatgaaattaaagaATGGGTTGGGAAGAAGCTAATGGGGTGGAAGGAGAAACTATTATCTATTGGAGGTAGGAAATACTAATAAAAGCTGTGGCTCAAGCAGTACCAACATATACAATGGGGTGTTTTTTGCTTCCAAAGAGTTTTTATGATGACATGGAAGGAATGATGAGGAATTTTTGATGGGGACAAAAGCATCAAGAATCCAAGATTGCTTGGGTTAGCTAGTCAAAAATGTGCAGAGCAAAAAGGGACGGTGGTATGGGCTTCAGAGATCTCCAAGCTTTTAATTTGGCTATGCTTGCTAAGCAGGGGTGGCGGATGCTTGAAGAGCCGTCATCATTGATGGTCCAGGTGTATAAAGCAAAATACTTTCCTAACTGTGACGTTCTTAGGGCTAGTATTGGAAGCAACCCATCTTATGCTTGGAGAAGTATTCACAAAAGCTTGGAAGTACTTAAGCAAGGTACTAGGTGTAGAGTGGGGAACGGTAAACTAATTCATATTTAGGATGATAAGTGGCTGCCAACCCCAACAACTTACAAGGTCATTTCTCCTCCAAAAGACTTTGGGGATTTTCCAATGGTATCATCTCTTATAGATGAAGATACAAAAATGTGGAGAAGGGACAAGCTGGTTGAGATCTTCCTACCTTTTGAGGTAAAAACCATTCTTAATATCCCCATCAGCCATCACCTTCCAGAGGACTCTATAATTTGGGTGGGtaataaaaaaggaattttCTCGGTGAAGAGTGCTTATTATGTTGCCAAGAAAATGCTGGATTCAGTCATCCAAGCTGAGACTTCTAGGGGAGATGTACATGCCCCATATGGAAAAGAATATGACAACTGAATATTCCAGAAAAAATCCGTATTTTTGCTTGGCCTTTGTGCATGAATTCACTACCCACCATGGTGAATTTAAATAGAAGAGGAATCCAAGTTGATGTCCTATGCCCCATCTGcaagaatgaagaagaaggtgtAGAGCATGCCATTCTAAGTTGTGAGCTAGCAAAGGCAATTTGGTCAAAGTGGAGAGATAGCCCGGGAAACTTTTTGGAGAGCAAGTGTGATATGTTTGATTTGGCTCTCACCATAATAAGCCAGGGAACGCAATGTgacttggaaattttttttggtgtagcTTGGGCGATTTGGTACCACAGaaaccaattaatttttgaagctAGCAAAACAACTGCAGATCAAGTGTGGGGGACATCAATTAGAATGGTGGAATATTTTAAGACTGCAAATAATAGTGCAGCAGCAGGGAAAGAGAAGCATGCCAGAGATTGGAAGCCTCCACCTGAAGGTTTTTTCCTCATAAATGTGGATGGAGCAATCCCAACTGAAGATGGTCACTCTGGAATTGGTATTGTCATTTGGGATTGGGAAAGTCAGATTGTTGCAGCTATTAGCATGCCTCTATCCAGAAAATTTGCAGTAGAGAAAACTGAAGCATTAGCCATGGAAAAAGGTGCTATCCTTGCTTTTGATCTAGGCTTGGAGAATGTCATTTTGGAAGGAGATTCCTTGCAAACTATCTAGGCAGTAAACAAAAAAGATTATAGAGGTATAACTGGCCATATCATGTCTGGTATCATCCATGAAATGTCCAAATTCAACATGGCAGAGGCTAGACACATAAATAGGAATGGCAACAAGATAGCCCATGAACTTGCTCAATAGGCCAAGAGAAGTGGGGAGCTGAAGAGCTCGACGGGTTCAACTCCAGATATTGTAGCTAATCTCCTTGGTGTAGATAGGTTCAGTTAAAGGAATTAGTTTGTGGTCTGGTCTTTTTGTGGTCTGTCTTGTTACCTTTTCTTTGCTGGTTTTCTGTTAGGTCTGTGCTGTGTATTGGCTTTCATGCCTTTCTTTTGAATGAAATGaatatttagtttaaaaaaaaaaaaaatttggtggcctataattaaaaaatttattaaattgatttctaattgttttattaacttataaatataatGCATTCTATTATAATCAGGTAAacaattgtgattttttaactttttttttttccccaatgaATTTGATTTGTACATGCAAATATAATTATTTGGGTTAATATATTGGATAAgtaaaatgtagttttttttttaaacctctaGTTACTGGCTAGTAAACAAACTTGACCTAATTCATAGGTAGTTATtagttaaaatataattaacctaaatgataatttttaatgaaaagttgaaaacccCCTTACacacatttcttttttcttctcaattaaTTGGCATGAAACAAAGAACAAGGATTTGAATCATTAACTCAAATTGAATATTAAAAGTGACAAgcaatttctttattaaaaaaaaaaacaaaaatgataaatgATAAACCTCTTTTTAAAATACGTCAATTTCATGATTCggattaaaattttacaaatttaaaggTTTATAAATTGCCATGACATTTTATAAGTTTAAATGACATGACAATCTATACATTGTTAGATGATTAGATCCAGCAAACAAAATCTTGATTGTGAAATGAATAAATAGAAAGGATCTTATACTCTAATTAAAGAAAACAAGGTAGGTCAAAATACTTTATACATTACCAACCTTATTGTGAAGAGTCCTTCCAAACTACAAAATAAGTCATTTCTAAATCATCATATACAATTATACATCATCAAACATGACTCATCACAAAAAGCTCAAAATGCCCAATGGGCT
This genomic stretch from Quercus robur chromosome 4, dhQueRobu3.1, whole genome shotgun sequence harbors:
- the LOC126722605 gene encoding uncharacterized protein LOC126722605 is translated as MVNLNRRGIQVDVLCPICKNEEEGVEHAILSCELAKAIWSKWRDSPGNFLESKCDMFDLALTIISQGTQCDLEIFFGVAWAIWYHRNQLIFEASKTTADQVWGTSIRMVEYFKTANNSAAAGKEKHARDWKPPPEGFFLINVDGAIPTEDGHSGIGIVIWDWESQIVAAISMPLSRKFAVEKTEALAMEKGAILAFDLGLENVILEGDSLQTI